A single Acropora palmata chromosome 5, jaAcrPala1.3, whole genome shotgun sequence DNA region contains:
- the LOC141882047 gene encoding uncharacterized protein LOC141882047, with product MQRVLTLTQEECLQTKERQPMDRIPLVTTYNPHATFIAEVAKRNWNFLQSKERLALIFNKPPLVAYRRPKSLRDRLVSTKFKNETTDNALIPRGCKPCQRPKCSWCNKINETKTFKSTSNNKIFTIFHSLDCQSSWVIYIIECNTCRLQYIGKSETGFNLRLNNHRNHIKKGVNSCELTEHFLHNVRSHNFDNDVTITVIEQIRKDYLTIDRKRELLRNREMFWQRMLNSIQPNGLNKRTG from the coding sequence atgcaaagaGTTCTAACACTGACTCAAGAGGAGTGTTTACAGACCAAAGAACGGCAACCCATGGACCGGATCCCTCTTGTTACTACATACAATCCCCACGCAACATTTATTGCGGAAGTTGCAAAACGTAATTGGAACTTTCTTCAATCAAAAGAACGATTAGCACTAATATTCAACAAACCACCACTGGTTGCATATAGAAGGCCAAAGAGCCTCAGGGACAGACTCGTGAGCACAAAATTTAAGAATGAGACAACAGACAACGCTCTCATACCGAGGGGTTGTAAACCTTGTCAAAGACCGAAGTGCAGCTGGTGTAATAAGATAAACGAgacaaaaacattcaaaagcACCAGTAATAATAAGATTTTCACCATATTTCATTCCCTGGACTGCCAATCATCTTGGGTAATATACATCATCGAATGTAACACATGCAGGCTGCAGTACATCGGTAAAAGTGAAACAGGATTTAATCTGCGCTTGAACAACCATAGAAACCACATCAAAAAGGGAGTCAATTCCTGCGAACTTACGGAACATTTTTTACATAATGTAAGATCACATAACTTTGACAATGACGTAACCATAACAGTTATAGAACAAATTAGAAAAGATTATTTGACAATTGACCGGAAGAGAGAGCTATTACGCAACAGAGAAATGTTTTGGCAAAGAATGCTGAACTCAATACAACCGAACGGACTGAACAAAAGAACCGGCTAG